In Candidatus Zixiibacteriota bacterium, the genomic window CAAGTCCTCTGCAAATGCCTGGCTTAGATGGTCCATCATATTTTTGGTACCGACCGGGCCCCAAACTTGAACTGCTCTATCCCGTCCGGGATAGAATAACCAACCGGTCAGCCACAGATCCGGAAAGCCTACCACATGATCAGAGTGAAAGTGAGTTAGAAATACACCCGAGATTTCTTTCCAGTGAACACCGACTTGATGTAGCCTCTGCATTGCACCTCGACCGGCATCAAAAAGGAGCATGTGTCCACCTGCCTCAATGAGTATACAGGGACCAAATCGATTCATCACCGGTGGCGGGCACCCCGTGCCGAGAAGAGTGATATTCATTTCTTGCGCGTCCGAAATCTCTGGAAATGTGATGCAGATCCCAGCAAACACCAAGATACTCAGTACTGTGCGAACTATTTGCATTTACTGAAATACGCTAGATTGCAGTGCCGAGTTGGATACAATACACTGAGCAGCGATATAAATTTGCTCAATTTAGCCGTTACAACCTATATCAATTGCATATTCCTCCTTGACCAGCAATATAAAACTGCGATATTTTCTCTGTGCTTCAATGGAATGAGTATGTAAAAATCTTCATCGCGGTGATGGTCATAGTTGACCCTCTCGGCGCCATCCCGCTCTTCCTGGGGTTGACCTCAAATCACAGCGACAGCGACCGACGACGTATCGCCTGGGTGGCATCACTGGCGATGGCTATTATTCTGATAGTCTCCTGTCTGCTCGGCGACCGTATTCTGCACTTTTTCGGCATCAGTATGGCGTCGTTCCGGGTCGCGGGCGGAATTCTTCTGCTCTTTCTCGGCATCGCCATGATGCATGCCCGCCAGAGTTCCAGTAAACATACGCCGGAAGAGGACCGGGAGGCGGAAAACAAAGAAAGCATTGCCGTGGTGCCATTGGCGCTCCCCCTTTTGGCGGGACCGGGCGCGATAAGTATGATGATTATCTACGCTCAGGATGCCCCCGGCTGGGGACACCGCGGAATTCTCATCGGAAGCAGTATCTTCGCCGCATTGCTGATTTATCTCACACTTCTGTTCTCAATCCGGCTCAGCCGCGTTTTCGGGCAGACCGGCATAAATATTGTCAGTCGAGTGATGGGATTGATTCTGACCGCTATCTCAATTGAGTTTATTACTTCAGGATTACT contains:
- a CDS encoding MarC family protein — translated: MLQWNEYVKIFIAVMVIVDPLGAIPLFLGLTSNHSDSDRRRIAWVASLAMAIILIVSCLLGDRILHFFGISMASFRVAGGILLLFLGIAMMHARQSSSKHTPEEDREAENKESIAVVPLALPLLAGPGAISMMIIYAQDAPGWGHRGILIGSSIFAALLIYLTLLFSIRLSRVFGQTGINIVSRVMGLILTAISIEFITSGLLQIFPGWGN